The Maridesulfovibrio ferrireducens genome segment GCTGCATCTTTCTCAGCTCCATCCGCATTTGCGTTCTGAGCTGTGCATCAAGGTTTGAAAGGGGTTCGTCAAAAAGAAAAACATCCGGTTTGCGGACCATGGCTCTTCCCATGGCTACACGCTGACGTTGTCCACCGGAAAGTTCAGAAGGCTTACGCTCCAAATATGGTTCAAGCTCCAGAATTCTAGCTGCTTCCATTACTCTGGCGTTCTGCTCCTCTTTGCTCTTTTTACGCATCTTAAGCGAAAACCCCATGTTCTCGCGAACCGTCATATGCGGGTACAGTGCGTAGTTCTGAAACACCATGGCAACGTTGCGATCCTTGGGAGAAACATTATTGACCACTCGCCCGCCGATGCTGATCTCACCTCCGCTTAAGTCTTCCAAACCTGCCACCATGCGTAGCAAAGTAGACTTTCCGCACCCTGAGGGTCCGACAAGCACAATAAATTCGTTTTCCTTTACAGAAAGGTCCACCCCGTGGATGACCTCTACTGAGCCATAACGCTTGACGACGCCTTTAATTTCTACGTTTGCCATCTTTATTCTCGCCTTGCTCGGTTTTAGCTTCGCGCTTTGAATTCGCGAAACCTGTACTCGGTTGAATGCTCGTATATTTCTCCGGGACGTAATATCACGGAGGGAAATTTGGGTTTGTTGGGTGCATCAGGATGTGTATGCGGCTCAAGGCAGAAACCTGAACGGGGTCCATACTGACATCCACATTTTCCAACGGAACCAACAGAAAGAGAATTTCCTGAATAAAATTGCAGCCCAGACTGCGTGGTCGCGACTTCAAGTTCCAAATCGAAAGAACTGCTTCTGGCTATGGCTGCGATGTTCATTTCTCCTTTTCTAGAATTCAAGATATAAAATCTGTCATGTTTCAAAGGATAATTCCGGGCCGCAGCTCCCTTAATTAAAGAGAAATCAGTAAAATCAGCATCAGTACCTTTTACATCAATAATTTCACCGTTTGGAATGAGGCTGTCATCAAGGTTCAAGGTCTTGCTTGAGAAAATTTTTAATTCATGACTGCCTATATCTTCGCCATTTATATTCAGATTAAAATATGGATGCGCGGTCATGTTTACAGGTGTGGGACTGTCGGTTACTCCCCTGTAATCAATACGCAGTCCATTTTTAATCAAGGTATAAATCACGGTGACCCGCAGGTTGCCGGGATAGCCGGATTCCCCGTCCGCGCTGTCATAGCAAAGCCTTAAGGCTGGCCCTTCTGCGTTTTCTTCCGGGAAAGCTGTCCAAACACGATTGTGAAATCCTTTTGCCCCGCCATGCAGTTGGTTTTCACCTTCATTTTTGTCTAAAGAAAATTTTTTACCATCCAACACAAATTCAGCCTGAGAAATACGGCCTGCGGTCCTGCCTATGGTGGCACCTAAGTAATTATCATCTTTCAGATAACCGCCAAGTTCATCAAAACCTAAAACAACATCCAAAGACGGCCCTCCAGAAACAGGAACATCAAGCTTCGTCAGTGTGGCTCCATAAGTAGCTATGCCGGCTGTATACCCCTCTTTATTATTAAGGATGTACAAGCTGACTTCTTCTCCTGACGGAGTTCTGCCCCATGACCTGCACTCAATGCTCACTTAGTTCCTCCAGCACAACTTGATCCCCGTACAAGCAACTCCGTTTCCAAAATAATGGTTTCAGGAGTATATTCCCCTTCTGCACTGGCCAATTCCTTCAACAACAGAGAAGCGGCTGTCCTGCCCATTTCAAATGCGGGCTGGGAAATAGTTGTCAAAGCCGGTTCAATAAGAGCCGATTCCGGTGAACCGGAGAATCCTGCCAATGCGATATCTTCCGGGATGCGCAATCCTGCCTCGCGAAAACGACAAAAAGCCCCCACAGCAACAGGATCATTAATAGCCAGAATTGCGTCCGGTGGATTGTCCATTTTCAAATATTCCTCAGCTCCCTGCCGTCCGTTAGTCCCGCGGCAGCCTCCGATATTAATATTCAATTCGGGATAATACGGTATGCCGTGGTTTTTAAGAGCCTGTAAGTACCCGTTAAAACGCAAACTATTCAGAGAGATACCTTCCCGTCCGGCAAGAAAACCGATGCGCTTATAGCCGCAGTCAATCAGGTGACTTGTAGCCTTGTAAGCCGCACTAAAATCATCAATGCATACCTTTCCGGTCTCCAGTTCATCAACTACACGGTCAAATTGAACCAGTGGAATACCCTGCTTGATCACATTTTTCATATGGTCGTAGGTCGTTGTCTCAAGGGATATAGCCATAAGCAATCCCGCAACCCGATTAGCTGTCAGAGCTTTTGTATTGGCTATTTCACGACTTAGAGTTTCGTTAGACTGGCAGACCATGATGATATAACCGGCATCGTAGGTAACTTCCTCAATGCCGCTGATAAGCGTGGCAAAAAAATTATGACGAATTTCAGGAACAATAACCCCGATTATATTACTGCGTTTTTTCTTCAAACTTTGCGCGATGGGATTCGGCTGATAGCCGTATTTTTCTGCCGCTTCCAGTGCCAACCGTTTAGTTTTGTCGCTGATGTCCGGATGGTTGTGCAAAGCTCTGGAAACAGTGGATGCTGATATCCCCAGCTTACGGGCAAGATCTTTGAGAGTTGTCTGACCCATATTATTTACCTTCCACCCCTGTTTGAGAAATGGACAGAAATTCCCGTCCCGGCTGACGAACAACCAATTCAATGACCGATCCGGCTCCAAAAATATTTTCCATAGCTTTTTTATATTCATCAAAGCTGGAATCTTGAACGTAAACTTGAATAGTTCCGGCAAAACCGCCGCCGTGAACTCTGCCAACTCCTTTTGAACCAAGAAGAAGTTCGGTTAAAGTCAAAGCTAAAGGAATGGGCTGTTCAGAAGGTAAATGCGTATTGTAGCAGTTTTGTAAAAGTCGGCAGGAGGAATTTCCGGATTCGGAAACCAATTTGAGAAACTCTCTTATGTCTCCGGCGTGTAAAGCGTTACCTTGCTGTACTGCCCGCTCGTCCTCTCCTATAAAATGCATAAGTCTGAGCGCAGCTCTGTCTCCTGCTTTTTCCCGAAGCAACCCCATATTCTCGATGACCTCGGACATGCTTATTCCACGAGCTTCGTTGCGACCGAGACATTCTGATGCCCGCTGCATTTCTTCGCGTATGGCCGCGTATTCAGAAGTTAGATCAGCGTGGCTTCCTCCGGTATTAACTACACAGAGGCGATATCCGGTCCCGTAAAACCCTTCACTCGCTGTTTCAGCATTAATAAATCCGGGAGAAACCCGTTCGACTGCGGGATTATCAGAATCCTTGAAATCAATTCCCAGAATGCCTTCAAAAGAAGAGGCCATCTGATCCATAAACCCGCAGGGCTTACCAAAATACAAATTTTCTGCCCGTCTTGCTATACGGGCTATATCTAGGGGACCAACGTTGGAATTGTTGAAAAGTGCGCTGAAAATTCGTCCTATCAAAACCTCAAAAGCGGCTGAAGAACTTAGACCGGCCCCGGCGGGAATAGAGCTTGAAACACAGGAGTTAAACCCGGAAACTTTTAATCCTGATTTACGGAAACCGTCAGCAACTCCACGGACAAGGGCTTCGCTGGTTCCTTCTTCCTTTGAACGAGGAGATGTATCGGACAGATCAACCACAATAGGCTTTTCAAAATTTTCAGAGAAGATGGTGACGACCTGATCATTCAGACCGGAAGTTGGTGAAAAGATCGACAGGCAATCCAGATTGACTGCTGCCGCGAGGACTCTTCCGTTATTGTGGTCGGTGTGGTTGCCGCCAAGCTCGGTTCTTCCCGGAGCGCTGGCAATGCCTAATAATTTTGAGTTGAATGATTCTTCTGTCCAATCCAAAAGTTTAGTTAAACGGCTACGGGATTCATCAAGTCTGGAACATGAATGTATGGCGCAAAAATCATGATCAAAGCCGCCTCTATCCATATGATTTCTAATATTCTCTATTGAAAACATTTTATTCATCCCGATCCTGAAAATGTATTTCCGGCAGATCGCGCAATCGTTTGGCACTTTGTTCAGCGGTAATATCCCGTTGCGGCATGCCCATCAGTTCAAAGCCGACCATAAATTTGCGTACTGTGGCAGAACGGAGAAGCGGTGGATAGTAATGAATATGCCAGTGCCAATGATCTCCGCCATTTTCCCGAGCCGGACGCTGATGAATTCCCATGGAATAAGGGAATGATGTTTCAAAAAGATTATCAAAACGTATTCCCATACGCACCAGCGAATCAGCCAGATCTTTTTTCTGGCTATCATTCATATCGGTTATTGCCCCCATGTGGGCTTTAGGCAACAACATGGTTTCAAAGGGCCAGACCGCCCAGAACGGAACAAGGGCTACAAAAGAATCATTTTCGAAAACAACCCGTTCGCCGGATTTCAATTCACGCTCAACGTAACGGCATAGCAAACATTGGTCTTTCTCGCGTAAATATTTTTCTTGGCGGATATCTTCATTAGCAGGGATTGTGGGTACGGAACGGGTAGCCCAAACTTGGCAATGGGGATGGGGATTAGAACAACCCATAATATCTCCCCGATTTTCGAAAATCTGAACATAACCGATGTCTTTACGGGCTGAAAGCTCAGTGAACTGATCGCACCAAATATCTACAACCTTGCGCACTGCATCGGGAGTCATTCGCGACAGGGTCAGATCATGCCGAGGTGAAAAACAGACAACCCGACAAACACCGCTCTCAGGTTCCACCTGAAAAAGTTCATCCTGATCACAGGACTCATTTACGGACTCTTCAAGCAGAGAAGGAAAATCGTTGTCGAAAACAAAAACGTCTTTGTAATCAGGATTGGTCGCCCCCTGATTGCGGACATTGCCCGGGCACAGATAACATTTCGGATCATAGCTGGGCAGTATGTTAGTTTGAGTACTTTCCTGCCGTCCCTGCCAAGGTCTTTTAGTCCGGTGCGGAGACACCAATACCCACTCCCCGGTAAGGGGATTAAAGCGCTTATGCGGAAGATCCTGTAATTTATTGATCATACATATCTGTCTTATTATTTTAATGTTTAATTACAGCATGTTATAAATATAAACAATGCCAAATCCATCATTATGAACAATACCGCAAACGAAACCGCAAACGTTTTCGGTATTGTCCTTGTAATAATACAGATTGTCAATAAGGTAAGATAAAAAACTTAGCTCAGTCTCATTTTAAATGATGATATTTTATAAAAATAAAAGATCACCAATATGTCCGAACGACGGTTTCACTTGGATTCATCATAAAACAGAAGGTAAAGAAATAATGCGAAAAAAAGGCATGAATACAAAAGGTAAAAATAGACCGAGACAGAAGACATGTCGCAATAATAAAGGACATTCCTGTCACCAGAACGTTCAATTTGTAGGTCTCAAACCAGAGACTTTTCCCTTGAATAACCCTCAGACCGTAAAAACGAATAGTCTACCCAAAATAGTTATTAATGCAGAACTATGCGTGGCGTGCAAGAAGTGCGAACGTGTCTGCCTACCCAGAGCTATCATCGTCAAAGAAACTGCGACCGTTGACAACTCTCTGTGCATCCGATGCGGAAAATGTATCCGAATATGCCCCAATCAGGCGATATCATATAATAGATCGGAATGATCGAAACCTATGTATTCCAACAAACAAAGACAAAAATCCTTGCCCGGTTCTTGGCTCGACCTGCAATAGAAAATAAAAGGCTAATAGCTTTCCTTTTTTATCTATTCTTTTATGCTTTTAAATTTAATTTCCTCAACCCCGCAATAAAGCACCGGCACTACAAACACGGTCAATATAGCGATAGACATTCCCCCGAAAGAAGGGATGGCCATGGGTACCATTATATCTGATCCTCGACCTGTAGAGGTCAGAATAGGCAACAGGGCAAGAATGGTTGTTGCCGAGGTCATCAGTGCCGGACGGATTCTTCTTTGTGCCCCGGTTATGATCGCCTGTCTGATTTCGGGGATGCTTTGCATATTGCGGTCTTTTTTACTTTCATCCAGATATGTTGCCATAATTACGCCATCGTCCGAGGCAATTCCGAACAAGGCTAGGAAACCTACCCAGATGGCTACACTTAAGTTGATAGGTGCAACTTGAAAGAGTTCTCGCATGTCCGTTCCGAACATTGCGAAATCTAAAAACCACGTCTGACCATACAGCCAGACCATGAGAAAACCGCCGGACCATGCAACGAAAATACCTGAAAAAACCATCAGCGTTGTCGCCATGGATTTGAACTGGAAATATAAAATCAGGACAATGAACAACAGAGCCAGTGGCAGGATTACAGCAAGTTTCTTTTGTGCTCTAATCTGGTTTTCATAACTTCCGGCAAATTCGTATGAGACTCCGGCAGGAATAATCAATTCCCCTGATTCTATTTTTGAATCTAAGAAAGCCTGTACCTGTTCAACCACGTCCACCTCGGCAAAACCGGATTTCTTGTCGAAAAGTACGTAACCCACCAAAAAGGTATCTTCACTTTTAATGACCTGCGGTCCGCGAATGTACTTTATCTCGGTTAGCTGACTGAGCGGGATCTGTTCACCTGCCGGAGCGCTGACGAGGATATTGCCAAGGTCGTCTATATTATCTCTGAGTTCTCTTAGATATCGGACACGGACGGGATAACGTTCACGCCCTTCAACTGTTGTAGTCACAACCTTTCCGCCCACTGCAACTTCAATGACATCCTGCACCTGTGAAAGCATTATTCCATGTCTGGCAATTGCTTCACGGTCAATAATGATTTCAAGGTATGGTTTACCCACAATGCGGTCAGCTATGACAGCTTCCGGTTGCACTGATCCTACTTGTTTGAGCAATCTTTCAAGATCAAGAGCGACCTTCTCCAGTATTTCTAGGTTCGGACCTTTTACCTTGATGCCCATAGGCGCACGCATGCCGGATTGCAGCATGACAATTCGGGCGGCAATGGGTTGCAATTTAGGCGCGGAGGTGACGCCGGGCATTGCTGCGGCTTTGATGATTTCATCCCAGATATCGTCAGGAGAAGTTATTCCTTTCCAGCTTTTACGATCCGGATTCAGACCGGGATTAAGTGCTGAACGCCATATTCTGAAAGGTTTGCCGTCTTCATCAGAAATTAATTTTCCATTCTCATCCCGCTCATAATAGCCCTTCACCAGATATGGATATCCATCCTGCGCCGGTACAAGGTCCCCTTTAACATTGCGGAAAAAATCTTTCTGATCGGAGTCAAATTTGAAACGTAACCGTTCACCTGATTTATCAATCACATATTCAGGTTTGTAATTAATGACAGTCTCAATCATGGAGATGGGTGCGGGATCAAGAGGAGTTTCTGCGCGCCCGAGTTTGCCTACAGCCGAGTCAACTTCGGGAATAGCTTGAATCATCATGTCCTGCTTACGAAGCACATCCTGCGCTTCCCCGATGGATGCATGAGGCATGGTGGTTGGCATGAACAGGAATGCACCTTCATCAAGGTCCGGCATGAATTCTTTCCCCAGTCCGGGAAAAGCATGAGACAATTTTACATAGGGCGATGAAGTTTTAATTGTCTCAGGTAAAAACGAAGTTAGATTGCCGAATCCCAACCAAATGGACATTCCCAAAACAATGATAAAAGTAGGCAGCGACAAAAACAGCACTTTATGATTCAAACACCAGCCCAGCATTCTGGTGTAATTGCGACGGAAAATATCAAAGAAGAGCATCAATCCGCCGATGACTACAGCGACGAAAAGATAGTTGTTGCTCATGCCTTTTTCCGGCCCCAGCGGAAGCCATGAACTTGTAAGAACCCACGCGACCATGGCAACAATTGTCCATGTCTCGGTATAATCTATAAATTTGTGAACCTTTTCGGGGATAAAGGGCAATACAAAGTGCTTTATACCAAGGTAGATGAAGAACAGTCCTACCCACCACTTTACTATTACAGAAAGTGCAATTCCTGAAATAAAATAAATAGTTGCGCGGATATATGTCTGTTTGCTTTTGAGGAACTTTTTGCGTGCAGTAAACAAAAGATGGGCCATGGGCGGCAAAATAGTCAGGGCTACAATAATAGAAGCCAGCAAAGCGAAAGACTTGGTATACGCCAACGGCTTGAAGAGCTTTCCCTCTGCTCCGTCCATAGCAAAAACAGGCATAAAACTTACAATTGTGGTAGCTACAGCAGTCATTACAGCGCTGCCTACTTCGGTTGTTCCATCATAAATAAGTTTAAGCCTGCTGACTCCTTCCTTGGCCTTTTCAAGCTTTTTAAGGATATTTTCGCAAATGATAATTCCCATGTCGACCATGGTTCCGATGGCAATGGCTATCCCTGAAAGAGCGACAATATTTGCATCGACTTTGAAAACTCTCATACCGATAAAACACATCAGCACGGCGAGAGGCAGCAGCGATGAAATAAGCAGTGAACTTTTGAGATGAATGACCGCAATAAGTACAACAATGATGGTGATCAATATTTCTTCGGTCAAAGCTGTGTTAAGCGTGCCGAGAGTCTCATGAATCAGACCGGAGCGGTCATAAAACGGCACAATAGTCAGCTTGCTTTCGGTGCCGTCGGGCAGGATTTTAGATGGTAGCCCCGGTGAAATATCTTTGATTTTATCCTTGATATTTTCAATTACCTTCAACGGATTTTCACCGTAACGAACGACTGCCACGCCGCCGACGACTTCTGCTCCGCCTTTATCCAATGCACCGCGCCTAAGGGCCGGACCTTCTGATACGCGTGCAACATCACGGACATGAATGGGGATGTTGTTAACAACTTTAACAACCGAGCTTTCAATGTCAGAAAGTTCTTTAATAAAACCGATACCCCTGATGACATATTCAGCGTTGTTGATTTCAATGGTACGTGCACCAACATCGAGGTTGGACATTTTTACTGCCCGGTAAACATCGCTTAGTGTGACATTGGCGGCGCGCATGGCATCGGGATCAACATCAATCTGATACTCTTTTACAAAACCGCCGACTGAGGCGACTTCACTTACTCCGTCGGCTGCCAGCAGGGCGTAGCGGACGTACCAATCCTGTACGGAACGAATTTCATCAAGGTTCCAGCCTCCGGTGGGGTTGCCTTGCGGATCTCGTCCTTCAATGGTGTACCAGTACACCTGCCCGAGGGCGGTTGCGTCAGGCCCAAGAGACGGTTTTATCCCCTCAGGCAGAGTTCCTGCCGAGAGACTGTTCAGCTTTTCAAGCAGCCGCGAACGGGACCAGTAAAAATCGATATCTTCATTAAAAATGACATAAATAGTTGAAAAACCGAACATGGAATAGCTACGAACTGTTTTAACTCCGGGAACACCCAGTAAGGCCACAGTCAGCGGATAACTGATCTGATCTTCCACATCCTGCGGTGAACGGCCCATCCATTTGGTGAAAATAATTTGCTGATTTTCACCGATATCAGGGATTGCGTCCACAGGGACAGGAGATCTGTCGATACCTTCAATTTTCCAGTCAAAAGGTGCGGTAAATATACCACCGCAGATGACCAGAAGCAGGAGAATGCCGACAATCAATTTTTGCTCAAGGCAGAACAGAATTGTCTTTTCCGTAAGGGTACGGGGGATGGGACGCTGTTTTTCAGATGTGGAATTATCGCTCATTGTCATCCCGCCCTATTCCTTGCCTTTGAGCTGGCGTTCCACTTCGCCGCATTGGAGCATGGCTTCCCCGAAGTAAGGGTTGCGAACATTCTCGTCACTTTGCAGCCACTTGGCTCCCTTAAAATCAAAAGCCATGGGGCAGAATATTTCGTAAACAGGCTGCGTTGAATTGATCCCCAGTTTTTCAATAGCATCGGTCATGCCGTAAGAAAGCGGCTCAAGCCCCGCGCGAACACCGACAATATCTTTTGCTCCGCGTATGGCATCAATTCCGTCATTGATATTTTTAAGGGCATTCATCCAAACTTTGTGGGCATCTACACTCAGCGCGGCGTGGTCTATTTTTTTAAGTTCCTCCGCCATGAATGCGGCCTGTTTCTGCGCTCCTTGCAAATTGTCCACCGCAAGGGCTTCAGTAAATGCTGAATAGGAGGAATAAACTTTTCCCAATTGAGTTTTGAACACATCAGGAGTTTCCACAGTGGTTCCAGCCTGCTTGGCAAGAGCTGAAATATCAAATGCCATATCAAGACGCATAAAATGTTTCGATGTTTCAGCTGTGATGGATTTTAACCTGAGCCCATCCTGAACTCCGCTACCCAGCACAGCATCGTTAGCAAGGAGCATGGACAATTCTTTCCAGACCAGTGAGGAATCTCCTTTGAGTCCGGAACTATTTATTTCTTTAATGTTGTCAAAAAACTTAGAGTAAAGCGTGCGGGATTCTTCAACATTGCCGGATTCTGCTTTTTCCATGAGTTTGTTGAAGTCCTGTTTCAAATAAACCAGCTTGGACACAAACATCGGGGGCAGCGTATGTGCAGCGGGAGTTTCACCGTAGCCATGGACAACCGTTTTCACGCCGCTTTCCGGATTCATCATACTTGGCTTCGCTATAATCTGAAGTGCGCTGTCGATTTTGAAATTACCTTTGGTAACAACTTGTTCACCAGCGACTAATCCGTATTTTACAACGTAATAATCCCCGGCTTTGGGTCCGAGAACGATTTCACGTCCTTCATAGACTCCTTCTTTTCCATCCACGGCAATATAAACTACAGCCCGTTTACCGGTAATGAGCGGGGCGGAAGCAGGGATTACCAACTGAGTTTCAGCGTTTTTATCAACTTGACTAACTGCACGCACGAACATGCCGGGTTTAAGCTTAAGCCCCTTGTTGGGGACTTCAA includes the following:
- a CDS encoding aldose epimerase family protein, whose amino-acid sequence is MSIECRSWGRTPSGEEVSLYILNNKEGYTAGIATYGATLTKLDVPVSGGPSLDVVLGFDELGGYLKDDNYLGATIGRTAGRISQAEFVLDGKKFSLDKNEGENQLHGGAKGFHNRVWTAFPEENAEGPALRLCYDSADGESGYPGNLRVTVIYTLIKNGLRIDYRGVTDSPTPVNMTAHPYFNLNINGEDIGSHELKIFSSKTLNLDDSLIPNGEIIDVKGTDADFTDFSLIKGAAARNYPLKHDRFYILNSRKGEMNIAAIARSSSFDLELEVATTQSGLQFYSGNSLSVGSVGKCGCQYGPRSGFCLEPHTHPDAPNKPKFPSVILRPGEIYEHSTEYRFREFKARS
- a CDS encoding LacI family DNA-binding transcriptional regulator, with protein sequence MGQTTLKDLARKLGISASTVSRALHNHPDISDKTKRLALEAAEKYGYQPNPIAQSLKKKRSNIIGVIVPEIRHNFFATLISGIEEVTYDAGYIIMVCQSNETLSREIANTKALTANRVAGLLMAISLETTTYDHMKNVIKQGIPLVQFDRVVDELETGKVCIDDFSAAYKATSHLIDCGYKRIGFLAGREGISLNSLRFNGYLQALKNHGIPYYPELNINIGGCRGTNGRQGAEEYLKMDNPPDAILAINDPVAVGAFCRFREAGLRIPEDIALAGFSGSPESALIEPALTTISQPAFEMGRTAASLLLKELASAEGEYTPETIILETELLVRGSSCAGGTK
- a CDS encoding galactokinase is translated as MNKMFSIENIRNHMDRGGFDHDFCAIHSCSRLDESRSRLTKLLDWTEESFNSKLLGIASAPGRTELGGNHTDHNNGRVLAAAVNLDCLSIFSPTSGLNDQVVTIFSENFEKPIVVDLSDTSPRSKEEGTSEALVRGVADGFRKSGLKVSGFNSCVSSSIPAGAGLSSSAAFEVLIGRIFSALFNNSNVGPLDIARIARRAENLYFGKPCGFMDQMASSFEGILGIDFKDSDNPAVERVSPGFINAETASEGFYGTGYRLCVVNTGGSHADLTSEYAAIREEMQRASECLGRNEARGISMSEVIENMGLLREKAGDRAALRLMHFIGEDERAVQQGNALHAGDIREFLKLVSESGNSSCRLLQNCYNTHLPSEQPIPLALTLTELLLGSKGVGRVHGGGFAGTIQVYVQDSSFDEYKKAMENIFGAGSVIELVVRQPGREFLSISQTGVEGK
- a CDS encoding UDP-glucose--hexose-1-phosphate uridylyltransferase — encoded protein: MINKLQDLPHKRFNPLTGEWVLVSPHRTKRPWQGRQESTQTNILPSYDPKCYLCPGNVRNQGATNPDYKDVFVFDNDFPSLLEESVNESCDQDELFQVEPESGVCRVVCFSPRHDLTLSRMTPDAVRKVVDIWCDQFTELSARKDIGYVQIFENRGDIMGCSNPHPHCQVWATRSVPTIPANEDIRQEKYLREKDQCLLCRYVERELKSGERVVFENDSFVALVPFWAVWPFETMLLPKAHMGAITDMNDSQKKDLADSLVRMGIRFDNLFETSFPYSMGIHQRPARENGGDHWHWHIHYYPPLLRSATVRKFMVGFELMGMPQRDITAEQSAKRLRDLPEIHFQDRDE
- a CDS encoding 4Fe-4S binding protein, whose protein sequence is MNTKGKNRPRQKTCRNNKGHSCHQNVQFVGLKPETFPLNNPQTVKTNSLPKIVINAELCVACKKCERVCLPRAIIVKETATVDNSLCIRCGKCIRICPNQAISYNRSE
- a CDS encoding efflux RND transporter permease subunit, which encodes MTMSDNSTSEKQRPIPRTLTEKTILFCLEQKLIVGILLLLVICGGIFTAPFDWKIEGIDRSPVPVDAIPDIGENQQIIFTKWMGRSPQDVEDQISYPLTVALLGVPGVKTVRSYSMFGFSTIYVIFNEDIDFYWSRSRLLEKLNSLSAGTLPEGIKPSLGPDATALGQVYWYTIEGRDPQGNPTGGWNLDEIRSVQDWYVRYALLAADGVSEVASVGGFVKEYQIDVDPDAMRAANVTLSDVYRAVKMSNLDVGARTIEINNAEYVIRGIGFIKELSDIESSVVKVVNNIPIHVRDVARVSEGPALRRGALDKGGAEVVGGVAVVRYGENPLKVIENIKDKIKDISPGLPSKILPDGTESKLTIVPFYDRSGLIHETLGTLNTALTEEILITIIVVLIAVIHLKSSLLISSLLPLAVLMCFIGMRVFKVDANIVALSGIAIAIGTMVDMGIIICENILKKLEKAKEGVSRLKLIYDGTTEVGSAVMTAVATTIVSFMPVFAMDGAEGKLFKPLAYTKSFALLASIIVALTILPPMAHLLFTARKKFLKSKQTYIRATIYFISGIALSVIVKWWVGLFFIYLGIKHFVLPFIPEKVHKFIDYTETWTIVAMVAWVLTSSWLPLGPEKGMSNNYLFVAVVIGGLMLFFDIFRRNYTRMLGWCLNHKVLFLSLPTFIIVLGMSIWLGFGNLTSFLPETIKTSSPYVKLSHAFPGLGKEFMPDLDEGAFLFMPTTMPHASIGEAQDVLRKQDMMIQAIPEVDSAVGKLGRAETPLDPAPISMIETVINYKPEYVIDKSGERLRFKFDSDQKDFFRNVKGDLVPAQDGYPYLVKGYYERDENGKLISDEDGKPFRIWRSALNPGLNPDRKSWKGITSPDDIWDEIIKAAAMPGVTSAPKLQPIAARIVMLQSGMRAPMGIKVKGPNLEILEKVALDLERLLKQVGSVQPEAVIADRIVGKPYLEIIIDREAIARHGIMLSQVQDVIEVAVGGKVVTTTVEGRERYPVRVRYLRELRDNIDDLGNILVSAPAGEQIPLSQLTEIKYIRGPQVIKSEDTFLVGYVLFDKKSGFAEVDVVEQVQAFLDSKIESGELIIPAGVSYEFAGSYENQIRAQKKLAVILPLALLFIVLILYFQFKSMATTLMVFSGIFVAWSGGFLMVWLYGQTWFLDFAMFGTDMRELFQVAPINLSVAIWVGFLALFGIASDDGVIMATYLDESKKDRNMQSIPEIRQAIITGAQRRIRPALMTSATTILALLPILTSTGRGSDIMVPMAIPSFGGMSIAILTVFVVPVLYCGVEEIKFKSIKE
- a CDS encoding efflux RND transporter periplasmic adaptor subunit, which gives rise to MNIFKNIKSALTSIIIVALIAFGAGYWFSGPADHGAEKNIVDEHAEHGLDAEVTDAGEVVWTCSMHPQIQLPKPGKCPLCFMDLIPLEKGGQSGDEVISLRQISLTSQSRKLAGIATSIVEKRNVSVETRMVGKVDYDETRIGTITAWTGGRIDKLYIDYTGSTVRKGQAMASIYSPELLTAQAELIQAVKAKDALRGSSMKVVKDTAMRTEKASREKLRLLGLSKTQIANIIKKGKAAQHMTLYSPMSGIVIKKNVVEGVYVKTGTPIYTIADLSRVWVILEAYESDLPWIKMGMLVNFTTEAYPGKSFEGKVVYIDPVVNEKTRTIRIRLEVPNKGLKLKPGMFVRAVSQVDKNAETQLVIPASAPLITGKRAVVYIAVDGKEGVYEGREIVLGPKAGDYYVVKYGLVAGEQVVTKGNFKIDSALQIIAKPSMMNPESGVKTVVHGYGETPAAHTLPPMFVSKLVYLKQDFNKLMEKAESGNVEESRTLYSKFFDNIKEINSSGLKGDSSLVWKELSMLLANDAVLGSGVQDGLRLKSITAETSKHFMRLDMAFDISALAKQAGTTVETPDVFKTQLGKVYSSYSAFTEALAVDNLQGAQKQAAFMAEELKKIDHAALSVDAHKVWMNALKNINDGIDAIRGAKDIVGVRAGLEPLSYGMTDAIEKLGINSTQPVYEIFCPMAFDFKGAKWLQSDENVRNPYFGEAMLQCGEVERQLKGKE